From Trueperaceae bacterium:
CAGCGCGCCCGACACGAGGCCGTCGACCTCGCCCTGCGCCAGCATCATCGTGCCGAGCACCACGTTGTCCCTGAGCTGGTTGCGGGCACCGTCCGCCGTGAGCCCCTTGTGGCTGCGCAACCCCACCATCGGCTCGACGTAGCGCTCCCTGAGCGCGTCGGTGGGCTCGACGACCTCGACGCCCACGTCGAGTGTCACCCCCTGCGCCTCGGCGACGCGCCGGACCTCGTACGGATCGCCGAGCAGGACGCAGGTGGCGATGCCGCGCGCCCCGCACTCCGCCGCGGCCCTCACGGTCCGCGGCTCCTCGCCCTCCGGCAGCACCACCCGCTTGCCGGCGGCCTTCGACAGCTCGACCAGGCGGTGCAGGAACGCGGGCGGCGACAGGCGCAGCGCGCGCTCGCCGCCCACCATGGAGCGCAGGGCCCCGACGTCGAGGTGACCGGCCACGGTCGCCATGACGCGCTCCATCCGCTCCACGTCGTCGCTGGGGACCTCGAGGTTCATGGCGGCCGCCTTGGCGGCGGTGACGTAGGAATCCGTCGGGACGCTGAGGAGCGGCAGGCCGGTGCCGATGGCCCTCTCGCAGAGCTTCATGACGTTGGCGTCCGGCGCCATGTCGCCGGTGAGTATCAGCCCGGCCAGCGGCACGCCGTTGAGCGCCGCCATGCACACGGCCAGGATCACGTCGTCGCGGTCGGCGGGGGTGATGAGGAGCGCGTCCGGCCGCAACCGGTGGGTCATGTGAGCCACGGTGCGCGCCACCAACGAGACGTCGACCACGCGCCTCGTCGCCAGCTCCCCCTCGCTGAGCACCGTGGCGCCCAGGTGCTTGGCGACGTCGAGGGTGCGCGGCGAGACCATGGCCGGGCTCCACGGGATGGCGCCCAGCAGCGCGAAGCCGGGGTGGCGGAACACCTTGAGCTCGGCCCGCAGCGTCTCCCCGTCGAGGGCAACGGCCGGGCGGCGGATGCCCGTCCGGGTGGCGCCGACGACGTCTACCAGGGGGGCGTTGAGCTGGTTGACGACCACCCCGAGGACGTGAGGGCTCGCCGTGCCGCCGAACGGCTGCGCCGCCAGCTCGAGCCTATCGTCGAGCGCCCGCAGGCTCGGCTGGGGCGTGGCCACGAGGATCACCTGGCAGTCGAGCGCCCTGGCCATCTCGGCGTTGAGATCGTCGAGGCCAGGGTGGTCGGCGGTGGCGGCCAGCCCCTCGACCACCACGACGTCCGCGGCGTCCGCGGCCGCCTCGAAGCGCCCGACGAGCGCCTGTAGCAGTTCCGACCGGCGGCCGGCCGTCAGCAGCCCCTCCGCCTCGGCGAACGCCAGCGGCGCGCCGGGCACGATCCTCGCGCCTCGGCGCACGAACTCCGTGGAGCGCTCGGGCCCCACGTCGTCGCCGGGTTGGCGGATCGGCTTGAGGAAGCCGACGCGCAGGCCGCCCTGCTCGAGGGCCCTGACGAGCCCGAGGCAGACGGACGTGAGGCCGACGCCCGGCCCCGTTGGTACGACGAAGAAACCGCGTGCAGATGCCATCGTCACGATCGCCGCACAGGCGGCGCCTCCTGCCCCACCTTACGCTCGCGCCGCGCGGGCGCGGAGGGACCCTCGACCCGGCGCCGCTCGGGAGGCGACGACGCGCACGAAGTGCCACACCGCCAGCGCCCGTCCTGCCCTAGAATGGCGCACCGGACGCCAAGCTACGGCCACCGGCGTCCTGGAAGGAGCCGCTGATGTCGGACCAGGTCCCTCCCGGAAGGAGCACCGACCCTGGCGCGGCCGACGCGGGTGCGCCCCTACCGCCGGTGAGTCCGGGCGCGGCCGACGGGGCCGGCGCCCCGCCGGAACCGCACGCCGCGAGCACGCAGAAGCCGGACGTCGGCAAGCGCGTCATCGCCTACATCATCGACGCGGTGGTGGCGGGCGTGCTGAGCTACGTGCCGGTCATCGGCAGCCTGCTCGGGTTCGCCTACATCCTCACCCGCGACGGCTTCTCGTTCGAGTTCATGGACGGGCGCTCGCTCGGCAAGAAGCTCATGAAGCTGCGGCCCGTGCGCGACGACGGCGGCGCCATGGACATCACCACCTCCATCAAGCGCAACTGGACCCTGGCGCTCGGCTCCCTCGGTTACCTCGTCGTGTACGCGCCGTTCCTGGGGATCATCGCCCTGTCGCTCCTGCTGACCCTGGTGGGCGCGGTGGTGGGGATCATCGAGATCTACCTGGTCCTCACGGCCCCCGACGGCCGGCGTTACGGCGACCGTTTCGCCGGCACGCACGTGGTGGAGACCGACTCGTAGGCGGCCGCGCCTAGCGGTCGCCGCCGAACTTCTCCTGGGGCGACGCCGGTCGGCGTCGCCCCAGACCCAGCTCGCGGATGGTGGCGATGGTGACCACGCGCCTGCTCATCGCGGCCGCGAACACGATCATGGCCGCCAGCAGCAGGAAGCCGCTTGCCAAGAACCCCACCCGAGCCACCCCCGACAGGGTGGAGCGCCACCACGGTTCGCACACCACCCGGAGGACCAGGCCCGACTGCAGCAGCAGGAAAGTGACGCCCTCCCAGCCAGACTGCTTGATGCCGCCGGGCCTTGGCAGCATCCAGAAGGCCACGCCCATGACCATGCCCAGGAAGAAGCCGATCAGGCCCATGTGGGCGTGGGTGGGCCTGAAAGGGCCCGCCAGAGC
This genomic window contains:
- the pta gene encoding phosphate acetyltransferase translates to MASARGFFVVPTGPGVGLTSVCLGLVRALEQGGLRVGFLKPIRQPGDDVGPERSTEFVRRGARIVPGAPLAFAEAEGLLTAGRRSELLQALVGRFEAAADAADVVVVEGLAATADHPGLDDLNAEMARALDCQVILVATPQPSLRALDDRLELAAQPFGGTASPHVLGVVVNQLNAPLVDVVGATRTGIRRPAVALDGETLRAELKVFRHPGFALLGAIPWSPAMVSPRTLDVAKHLGATVLSEGELATRRVVDVSLVARTVAHMTHRLRPDALLITPADRDDVILAVCMAALNGVPLAGLILTGDMAPDANVMKLCERAIGTGLPLLSVPTDSYVTAAKAAAMNLEVPSDDVERMERVMATVAGHLDVGALRSMVGGERALRLSPPAFLHRLVELSKAAGKRVVLPEGEEPRTVRAAAECGARGIATCVLLGDPYEVRRVAEAQGVTLDVGVEVVEPTDALRERYVEPMVGLRSHKGLTADGARNQLRDNVVLGTMMLAQGEVDGLVSGALHTTANTVRPALQLIKTHRDARLVSSVFFMCLPDQVLVYGDCAVNPDPDAHELADIAIQSADSAAAFGIEPRVALLSYSTGSSGEGADVDKVREATRIARERRPDLVLDGPLQYDAATVPSVAASKAPGSVVAGTATVLVFPDLNSGNATYKAVQRSAGVVSVGPMLQGLRRPVNDLSRGALVDDIVYTIALTAIQATATPGSDGGDGGR
- a CDS encoding RDD family protein, with translation MSDQVPPGRSTDPGAADAGAPLPPVSPGAADGAGAPPEPHAASTQKPDVGKRVIAYIIDAVVAGVLSYVPVIGSLLGFAYILTRDGFSFEFMDGRSLGKKLMKLRPVRDDGGAMDITTSIKRNWTLALGSLGYLVVYAPFLGIIALSLLLTLVGAVVGIIEIYLVLTAPDGRRYGDRFAGTHVVETDS